Proteins encoded within one genomic window of Bacillus thuringiensis:
- a CDS encoding YgaP family membrane protein, which translates to MKQNIGTINALIRITLGLVLFGCSATKLVRKPWCTWSNVLLWIGAMKIAEGIVRFCPVVEMWKFGKYMNMGAFKMPSMNFAEKGHAKEEVNQTSNHDKPKSNGSYDTSDKEIESAIEDIILAKPL; encoded by the coding sequence ATGAAGCAAAATATCGGTACAATAAATGCCCTAATTCGAATTACACTCGGACTTGTCCTCTTCGGTTGTAGTGCAACTAAACTCGTACGCAAACCTTGGTGCACTTGGTCTAACGTGTTGCTATGGATTGGTGCAATGAAAATTGCAGAGGGAATTGTTCGTTTCTGCCCTGTTGTTGAAATGTGGAAATTCGGAAAATACATGAATATGGGGGCATTTAAAATGCCTAGCATGAATTTCGCTGAAAAGGGACATGCTAAAGAAGAAGTGAACCAAACTTCCAATCACGACAAACCAAAGTCAAATGGAAGTTATGACACTTCGGACAAAGAGATTGAGTCAGCGATTGAAGATATAATCCTGGCAAAACCGCTTTGA
- the purD gene encoding phosphoribosylamine--glycine ligase — protein MNVLVIGRGGREHALAWKFAQSEKVEKVYVAPGNEGMRDVATPVDIDENDFDALVLFAKENNVELTFVGPEIPLMNGIADHFKEEGLRVFGPNKAAAVIEGSKAFTKELMKKYNIPTAAYETFTDYEEAVQYIEKVGAPIVIKADGLAAGKGVTVAMTLEEALQAVKEMLQDVKFGAASKKVVIEEFLDGQEFSLMAFVNGTTVHPMVIAQDHKRAFDGDKGPNTGGMGAYSPVPQIPESAVQEAIKTVLHPTAKAMIAENRSFTGILYAGLILTKDGPKVIEFNARFGDPETEVVLPRLENDLVDVCNAVLDESELTLQWSEEAVIGVVLASKGYPEAYKKGDMINKLDALQDVIVFHSGTAMKHGDFVTNGGRVLFVACKANTLQEAKDKVYKEIGKIESDGLFYRRDIGYRAIGHEMMKS, from the coding sequence ATGAATGTTTTAGTAATCGGCCGCGGTGGGCGTGAGCATGCTTTAGCTTGGAAATTTGCACAGTCTGAAAAGGTAGAAAAAGTGTATGTAGCACCAGGTAATGAAGGGATGCGAGATGTTGCAACACCTGTTGATATTGATGAAAATGATTTTGATGCATTGGTCTTATTTGCAAAAGAGAATAATGTTGAGTTAACTTTCGTGGGGCCAGAAATTCCGCTTATGAATGGAATTGCTGATCATTTTAAAGAAGAGGGACTTCGCGTATTTGGTCCGAATAAAGCGGCGGCTGTTATTGAAGGTAGTAAAGCTTTTACTAAAGAATTGATGAAAAAATATAATATTCCAACTGCGGCGTACGAAACTTTTACAGACTATGAAGAAGCAGTACAGTACATTGAAAAAGTTGGTGCACCAATTGTTATTAAGGCAGACGGCTTAGCGGCTGGTAAAGGTGTAACGGTAGCGATGACGCTTGAAGAAGCATTACAGGCTGTGAAAGAAATGCTACAAGATGTAAAGTTCGGCGCGGCAAGTAAGAAGGTCGTTATTGAAGAGTTTTTAGATGGACAAGAATTTTCATTAATGGCATTTGTGAATGGAACAACTGTGCATCCGATGGTAATTGCGCAAGATCATAAACGAGCTTTTGATGGTGATAAAGGTCCGAATACAGGCGGAATGGGGGCGTATTCTCCGGTACCACAAATACCAGAATCAGCAGTTCAAGAGGCGATAAAAACGGTATTACATCCAACTGCTAAAGCGATGATTGCAGAAAACCGTTCGTTTACAGGAATTTTATATGCGGGACTCATTTTAACAAAGGATGGCCCAAAGGTAATTGAATTTAATGCCCGCTTTGGTGATCCTGAAACAGAAGTAGTATTACCTCGCTTAGAAAATGATTTAGTTGATGTATGTAACGCTGTATTAGATGAAAGTGAGTTAACATTACAATGGTCAGAGGAAGCCGTAATTGGTGTTGTACTTGCTTCGAAAGGATATCCAGAAGCATATAAAAAAGGTGACATGATTAACAAATTAGACGCATTGCAAGATGTGATTGTTTTCCATTCAGGCACAGCGATGAAGCATGGTGACTTTGTAACAAACGGTGGCCGTGTACTATTTGTTGCTTGTAAGGCAAATACTTTACAAGAAGCGAAAGATAAGGTGTATAAAGAAATCGGCAAAATTGAGAGTGATGGTCTATTTTACCGAAGGGATATAGGATATCGTGCAATTGGACATGAGATGATGAAAAGTTAA
- a CDS encoding toxin-antitoxin system HicB family antitoxin: protein MAKKKSFPLRIDPELHAVIEKWANDEFRSVNAHIEYLLREMAKQKGKLKKDKDA from the coding sequence ATGGCTAAAAAGAAAAGCTTTCCATTACGTATTGATCCTGAATTACACGCAGTCATCGAAAAATGGGCGAATGATGAGTTTCGTAGCGTCAATGCACACATCGAATATTTGCTTCGAGAAATGGCAAAGCAAAAAGGAAAATTGAAAAAAGATAAAGATGCATAA
- a CDS encoding SPFH domain-containing protein, with amino-acid sequence MKEKQVFYVNGFLGIIGILILAAIGVFFLVQEIFIGAALTIILAAVLATGIGIVQPNQAKVITFFGNYLGTIRQNGLFLTIPFAFRQTVSLRVENFNSKKLKVNDVEGNPIEIAAVIVYKVVDSAKAMFGVEHYDRFVEIQSETAIRHVATKYPYDNFQDETCITLRGNTEEISEELKRELEARLEIAGVEVLETRLTHLAYATEIAHAMLQRQQAKAVLAARKEIVEGAVKMAKDSIHMLDEEGVLELDDERKANMVNNLLVAIVSDKGAQPVINTGSLY; translated from the coding sequence ATGAAAGAAAAACAAGTTTTTTATGTAAATGGTTTTCTCGGTATTATCGGGATTTTAATTTTAGCCGCTATCGGTGTATTTTTCCTTGTACAAGAAATTTTTATAGGAGCGGCATTAACTATTATTTTAGCCGCAGTTCTTGCTACAGGTATTGGTATTGTTCAACCAAACCAAGCAAAAGTCATTACGTTTTTCGGTAATTATTTAGGAACAATTCGTCAAAACGGTTTATTTTTAACAATTCCATTCGCATTCCGTCAAACTGTATCGTTACGTGTTGAAAACTTTAATAGTAAGAAGTTAAAAGTAAACGATGTTGAGGGAAATCCAATTGAAATTGCAGCCGTTATCGTATATAAAGTTGTTGATTCTGCAAAAGCAATGTTCGGTGTTGAACATTACGATCGATTTGTAGAAATTCAAAGTGAAACAGCAATCCGCCACGTCGCAACAAAATATCCTTATGACAATTTCCAAGATGAAACTTGCATCACGTTACGTGGAAATACGGAAGAAATCTCTGAAGAATTAAAACGTGAGTTAGAAGCACGCCTTGAAATCGCTGGCGTAGAAGTATTAGAAACTCGTTTAACACATTTAGCTTACGCAACAGAAATTGCCCATGCAATGCTCCAACGTCAACAAGCAAAAGCAGTATTAGCTGCTAGAAAAGAGATTGTTGAAGGTGCTGTGAAGATGGCAAAAGATTCGATCCATATGTTAGATGAGGAAGGCGTACTTGAATTAGATGACGAGCGTAAAGCAAATATGGTGAACAATTTATTAGTTGCCATCGTTTCAGATAAAGGTGCGCAACCAGTTATTAATACAGGAAGCCTATACTAA